In the Pirellulaceae bacterium genome, one interval contains:
- a CDS encoding DUF1592 domain-containing protein, producing the protein MMLRPWAVLLAGFLLSGTLNAETTLEQFFAQNCVNCHGPEKQKGKVRFDKPVGDLLSDEELLETIAAVLEAGEMPPDEAPQPKAEAVAEVVQMLQKQILTQPPVNTLKRLTRAEYTNTIRDLFGVDFDFTGLLPPDHVEHGFDKFGEAHLMSPHQVMAYLKAARFIADRVLPDAKPKTRTWGFDVRHFHGSKNFATGGGGDYRDGDDYVLTGFRPYRSNLHFSIDPESHDQFMIPAFGVYRLEVKAHSGKSNEGEIIGINLGDGRHPTSFQMIRRIPMPHGSKDFTTELTLKAGDQLAFTFDSARVPGRSLEKKPHKGPVMRFSHLRVTGPLTEQWPTAAMEAILPKPNMKPTELVDHIALLLTQRPLVEEDRKAFVEIARTREKVGTSMIATARSVLIALLTSPHFIYKSESPRLTDVELAYRLSYFLWNSAPDATLLNAARSGTLRKDPSAQVERMLEDTRAGRFIDDFTRQWLQLDRVGNFGPDVRVFKNVRRMTVNSMGREGRELFRHLLEKGLSMEYFIDSDFVMVNDRLARFYGLPAVEGDAFVPVKLPNKSERGGLVAQAGFLKLTSTDFATSPIHRGSWILKNLYNERIEPPADVLINEPDIRGTTTIREAILKHQQLESCSRCHSKIDPLGFALEYYDPVGRKRSEYRHVEELLVEQERTTFTKKLKFTKVPIDAAMKLPNGLEVRDLPTLKVALMADKERILKGIIGKLISYAHGREVTRADRPTVNAVFESIADEDLSLRAAIHAIVAHPGFGRK; encoded by the coding sequence GGGGACGCTTAACGCGGAAACCACGCTGGAACAGTTCTTCGCGCAAAACTGTGTCAATTGCCACGGCCCTGAAAAACAAAAGGGCAAGGTGCGATTCGACAAGCCGGTTGGCGACTTGCTCTCTGATGAGGAGTTACTGGAGACAATTGCGGCCGTGCTCGAGGCTGGCGAAATGCCGCCGGACGAGGCGCCGCAACCCAAAGCGGAAGCAGTCGCTGAGGTTGTGCAGATGCTTCAGAAACAAATCCTCACCCAGCCCCCGGTCAATACCCTCAAACGGCTCACTCGCGCTGAATACACCAACACGATCCGTGACCTCTTCGGTGTGGATTTCGATTTCACCGGTCTACTGCCGCCCGATCACGTGGAGCACGGCTTCGACAAGTTTGGCGAGGCTCACCTGATGTCGCCGCATCAGGTTATGGCCTACCTCAAGGCCGCACGCTTCATCGCCGATCGTGTCTTGCCGGATGCCAAACCCAAAACGAGGACGTGGGGATTCGATGTGCGGCATTTTCATGGCAGCAAAAACTTTGCGACCGGTGGAGGTGGGGATTACCGAGATGGTGACGACTACGTTCTCACGGGCTTCCGCCCCTACCGTAGCAATCTGCATTTCTCCATCGATCCGGAGAGCCACGATCAATTTATGATTCCCGCCTTTGGGGTGTACCGGCTCGAAGTAAAAGCGCATTCGGGAAAATCGAACGAAGGCGAAATCATCGGGATCAATCTCGGGGACGGGCGTCACCCGACCAGCTTTCAGATGATCCGTCGGATTCCCATGCCGCATGGCTCGAAAGATTTTACGACCGAGCTCACGCTGAAGGCGGGCGACCAGCTCGCCTTCACCTTCGATAGCGCCCGTGTGCCGGGCAGAAGTTTGGAAAAGAAACCACACAAGGGTCCAGTCATGCGATTCTCTCATCTGAGGGTGACCGGCCCGTTAACGGAGCAGTGGCCGACCGCAGCGATGGAGGCCATTCTCCCCAAGCCGAATATGAAGCCGACGGAGCTCGTCGATCACATTGCGTTGTTGCTCACGCAGCGGCCTCTGGTGGAGGAGGATCGCAAAGCATTTGTCGAGATCGCTCGGACCCGCGAGAAGGTCGGCACCTCGATGATCGCCACCGCCCGCAGCGTGCTGATCGCGTTGTTGACCTCTCCGCATTTCATCTACAAGTCTGAGTCACCAAGGTTAACCGACGTGGAACTGGCCTACCGTCTGTCGTATTTCCTCTGGAATTCTGCCCCCGACGCCACACTTCTGAACGCGGCCAGGTCCGGCACCCTGCGCAAGGATCCATCAGCCCAGGTGGAGCGGATGCTCGAGGATACCAGGGCAGGTCGCTTCATCGACGACTTCACCCGCCAGTGGTTGCAACTTGACAGGGTGGGCAATTTCGGGCCGGATGTCCGAGTGTTTAAGAACGTGCGTCGCATGACGGTCAATTCCATGGGGCGCGAAGGCCGCGAGCTTTTTCGCCACCTGCTCGAGAAGGGGCTGAGCATGGAATACTTCATCGACTCGGATTTCGTGATGGTCAATGACCGTCTGGCCCGCTTCTACGGTTTGCCCGCCGTCGAGGGTGATGCTTTCGTGCCGGTGAAGCTTCCCAATAAAAGCGAACGGGGCGGACTCGTGGCTCAGGCCGGTTTCCTCAAGCTTACCTCCACCGACTTCGCCACATCACCGATCCACAGGGGCTCGTGGATTCTTAAGAATCTCTACAACGAACGCATCGAACCACCCGCTGACGTTTTGATCAACGAGCCGGACATCCGGGGGACCACCACCATCCGCGAAGCCATTCTCAAGCATCAACAGCTTGAAAGCTGCTCCCGTTGTCATTCGAAGATCGATCCCCTGGGGTTTGCCCTGGAATACTACGATCCGGTTGGGCGCAAACGGAGCGAGTATCGGCACGTTGAAGAACTCCTTGTCGAGCAGGAGCGAACGACGTTCACGAAGAAACTCAAATTCACCAAGGTACCGATTGACGCCGCCATGAAACTTCCGAACGGCCTGGAGGTGCGAGATCTTCCCACGCTCAAGGTCGCTCTAATGGCCGATAAGGAACGCATCCTTAAGGGCATCATCGGAAAACTCATCAGCTACGCCCATGGCCGCGAAGTCACTCGGGCCGACCGTCCGACTGTCAACGCAGTCTTCGAGTCGATTGCTGATGAGGATTTATCTCTTCGCGCCGCTATCCACGCTATCGTGGCCCACCCTGGTTTCGGCCGGAAATAG
- a CDS encoding lamin tail domain-containing protein — MRINLGKKRTVRHLRVELCESRRLLAADIVINEIHHNPLGNQSLSEFVELFNAGDEAADVSGWRFSDGVAYEFPTGTSIEPGEYFVLAEDATAYSAEFDIGSGPFAAYEIEAGSRGRQNFGGAVGMDFVVNDPIAVTHLAAFDSRSDGFGLDVTIQLWSRNEADTPNLPSDDQGVSILSALTFTADSPGELIGGSRFKPLSEALNLDAGAYTIVASGYGVGERLLNGGAEGAGTVNDGGGRISFVGTSRFGDNPNEFPGTTDAHQHQYGAGSFLFEFESDVEFHTADGEYDGKLSNSGERITLRDNAGKLVDTVSYKVGFPWPTAAGGDGPSMELIHPSLDNDLGGSWRSAGGSILGRATPGLMNSVHSTDAPPQIRQVNVEPSQPSAGVDAVLTAKVTDPGGVANVSVQYQLVDPGDYIPQSNTRYQVEWTDLPMSDDGTGADATAEDGIYTVILPAELQTHRRLVRYRIAASDAEGNSVLTPHADDVQSNFAYFVYDGIPQWTGADRPGTTEPVTYSTDVTRSLPAFHLISRESDVTDSNYNSRFNTDEFRFEGTLVVGNKVYDHIRYRIRGQNSTYVTGKNKWKLKFNRGHEFQGFDQYGNPWPEKLRTLNFGTAASPWAPASRGLAGLDEAIAFRLFNMAGVAAPNSSAFQLRVVDAVHEASDADQYGGDLWGLYLAFENPSSDFLKSHDLPEGNLFRMQNAASELESHGFGLPDDLSDLNAFTSRRTGYNLRTVQPIEWWRTNVDLDGYYSYRSVVEALNHSDIRDRENSLLYFNSETKKWSMLPWDVDLLYEEFDRWGPDGVQNASPLEQFRKALKYKEIEIEFQNRARELQDLLLNNEQGSLVVEEYARYVEVFAAIDRAQWDHNPRVRRSPANGEHRGAFYNEVYQYPAGNGAAGEVRRAISPVGFEGMVNWVKQFISKDGFGGGQLAVLADDSMIPNTPILAYEGADGFPADDLVFRSSEYQDAQGAETFAAVELRLGQIHNPTTPTYDAAEPWIYEIDTVWTSGVLNPLDPQLKLPADEVVVGQTYRARVRHQDSTGRWSHWSAPVEFTPGAPTNSVGGGLRIAEIHYNPADPTPQDLAAGFFDRNDFEYLEILNVSEEMVDLTTTAITGGVTFNFADGTVAQLAGNERLVVVENVAAFQQRYGTDIVIAGEWSGQLSNGGEPLSLFVNADRIQQFTYEDIWHPSTDGGGFSLELVDEFGARINYDSAQAWRASSQIGGSPGITGLPLPGDSNHDGIFNSSDLVLVFQLGKYEDGTLNNATFEEGDWDGDGDFTTRDFVFVFQQASYVAAAEEAQASDAVFAMLALDLEKRKTGGGMRSLG, encoded by the coding sequence ATGCGAATTAATTTGGGCAAGAAACGGACCGTGCGGCATCTCCGTGTTGAGCTCTGTGAGTCCCGTCGCCTTTTGGCGGCGGACATTGTGATCAACGAGATTCACCATAATCCATTGGGCAATCAGAGCCTTTCGGAATTTGTCGAGCTCTTCAATGCGGGAGACGAGGCGGCTGACGTATCGGGATGGCGATTTTCTGACGGAGTCGCATACGAATTTCCAACGGGAACGTCCATCGAGCCAGGTGAATACTTCGTCCTTGCGGAAGACGCGACAGCCTATTCTGCCGAGTTCGATATCGGATCGGGCCCATTTGCCGCGTATGAAATCGAGGCAGGGAGTCGAGGCCGACAGAATTTTGGTGGTGCGGTTGGGATGGATTTCGTTGTTAACGATCCGATCGCTGTCACCCATTTAGCTGCGTTTGACAGTCGTTCCGATGGCTTCGGTTTGGATGTCACGATTCAACTCTGGTCGCGAAATGAGGCCGACACGCCAAATCTTCCGAGCGACGATCAAGGTGTGTCGATCTTGTCGGCACTGACGTTTACGGCGGACTCGCCGGGCGAGCTGATCGGCGGTTCTCGGTTCAAACCGCTGTCAGAGGCACTGAATCTTGATGCCGGCGCGTACACGATAGTCGCTTCCGGATACGGCGTCGGTGAACGGTTGCTGAATGGGGGAGCAGAAGGGGCTGGGACGGTCAACGACGGCGGTGGCCGAATTTCGTTCGTTGGGACTTCGAGGTTTGGCGACAACCCGAACGAATTTCCCGGTACCACTGACGCTCATCAGCATCAGTACGGTGCGGGCTCGTTTTTATTCGAATTCGAATCTGACGTCGAATTCCATACAGCAGACGGCGAGTACGACGGCAAGTTGTCGAATTCGGGTGAACGCATCACGCTTCGGGACAACGCCGGGAAACTTGTCGACACAGTTTCCTACAAAGTTGGTTTTCCATGGCCCACTGCGGCGGGCGGAGATGGTCCGTCGATGGAGTTGATTCATCCTTCGCTCGATAACGACTTGGGCGGCAGCTGGCGGTCAGCAGGTGGCAGCATCTTGGGGCGTGCCACACCAGGCTTGATGAATAGCGTCCATTCCACGGACGCGCCGCCACAAATTCGTCAGGTCAACGTGGAACCTTCGCAACCCTCGGCCGGTGTCGACGCTGTGCTGACGGCAAAGGTGACGGACCCAGGTGGAGTCGCAAACGTATCCGTTCAGTATCAGCTCGTAGACCCGGGCGACTACATACCGCAATCGAATACCCGTTATCAAGTTGAATGGACCGACCTCCCTATGTCGGATGACGGAACAGGAGCAGACGCGACCGCGGAGGACGGTATCTACACGGTGATCCTTCCTGCCGAACTGCAGACACATCGTCGGTTGGTGCGTTACCGCATTGCAGCGAGTGACGCGGAAGGGAATTCCGTACTGACTCCCCATGCCGACGATGTCCAGTCAAACTTTGCCTACTTCGTTTACGATGGGATCCCCCAATGGACTGGGGCAGACCGGCCCGGAACAACGGAGCCCGTGACCTACTCGACCGACGTGACACGATCGCTGCCCGCATTTCATTTAATCTCGCGCGAGTCGGATGTCACGGACAGCAATTACAATTCACGGTTCAACACTGATGAGTTTCGCTTTGAAGGGACGCTGGTCGTCGGGAACAAGGTGTACGACCATATTCGCTATCGAATTCGGGGGCAGAATTCGACTTACGTAACCGGCAAAAATAAATGGAAACTGAAATTTAATCGCGGTCACGAGTTTCAAGGCTTTGACCAGTACGGCAACCCGTGGCCCGAAAAATTGCGCACCCTCAATTTTGGCACCGCCGCGTCTCCGTGGGCTCCGGCGAGTCGAGGACTGGCCGGTCTGGATGAGGCGATTGCGTTTCGACTATTCAACATGGCCGGTGTAGCTGCTCCAAACAGTAGCGCGTTTCAATTGCGGGTGGTTGATGCCGTTCACGAAGCGTCGGATGCCGACCAATACGGTGGCGATCTTTGGGGGCTCTACCTCGCTTTTGAAAACCCAAGTAGTGACTTCCTTAAATCGCATGACCTGCCAGAAGGCAATCTTTTCCGGATGCAGAATGCAGCGAGCGAACTCGAAAGCCATGGCTTCGGATTGCCGGACGACCTGTCAGACCTGAATGCGTTTACTTCGCGGCGTACTGGATATAACCTTCGAACAGTACAGCCCATTGAATGGTGGCGTACCAACGTTGATTTGGATGGATATTATAGCTACCGAAGTGTTGTAGAGGCTTTGAATCACTCGGATATCCGTGACCGTGAAAACAGTTTGCTGTATTTCAATTCCGAGACAAAAAAATGGTCGATGTTGCCCTGGGACGTTGACCTGCTGTACGAAGAATTCGACCGCTGGGGTCCTGACGGCGTACAAAATGCGTCGCCTTTAGAACAGTTTCGCAAGGCGCTGAAGTACAAGGAAATTGAAATTGAGTTTCAGAATCGCGCGCGTGAACTACAAGACCTGCTTTTGAATAACGAGCAAGGATCGCTGGTCGTTGAAGAATACGCTCGGTATGTCGAAGTATTCGCCGCAATCGACCGCGCTCAATGGGACCACAACCCTCGGGTCAGGCGATCGCCAGCCAACGGAGAGCATCGTGGTGCCTTCTATAACGAGGTCTATCAATATCCCGCAGGCAACGGTGCGGCGGGCGAAGTCCGTCGAGCAATCAGTCCCGTCGGGTTCGAGGGCATGGTGAATTGGGTCAAGCAGTTCATTTCCAAGGACGGTTTCGGGGGCGGGCAACTGGCCGTGCTTGCGGACGATTCGATGATTCCTAACACTCCGATATTGGCGTACGAAGGTGCGGACGGATTTCCTGCGGATGATCTCGTCTTCCGGAGCAGTGAATATCAAGACGCACAGGGTGCTGAAACATTTGCAGCCGTGGAATTGCGACTTGGACAAATCCATAATCCCACCACTCCCACCTATGACGCTGCAGAACCGTGGATTTACGAAATCGATACTGTTTGGACGAGCGGCGTTCTTAATCCACTCGATCCGCAATTGAAACTGCCCGCTGACGAAGTTGTCGTAGGCCAAACCTACCGAGCTCGCGTTCGGCACCAAGACTCAACAGGGCGATGGAGTCACTGGTCTGCTCCCGTTGAGTTTACCCCAGGCGCGCCGACCAATTCCGTGGGTGGCGGTTTGAGAATTGCCGAGATCCACTACAACCCAGCCGATCCAACCCCGCAAGATCTGGCGGCCGGATTTTTCGATCGCAATGACTTCGAGTATTTGGAAATCCTCAACGTGTCGGAAGAAATGGTTGATCTGACCACGACTGCCATCACTGGTGGTGTGACGTTTAACTTTGCGGATGGAACCGTGGCCCAATTGGCTGGCAACGAGCGACTTGTGGTCGTGGAGAACGTCGCGGCGTTCCAACAGCGATACGGTACAGATATCGTGATCGCGGGGGAATGGTCAGGGCAACTCTCCAACGGGGGGGAACCGCTTAGTTTATTCGTCAACGCGGATCGGATTCAGCAATTCACCTACGAGGACATTTGGCATCCATCGACAGACGGTGGTGGGTTTTCGTTGGAGCTCGTCGACGAATTCGGTGCAAGGATCAATTACGATTCAGCTCAGGCTTGGCGTGCGAGTTCGCAAATAGGTGGCTCGCCGGGAATTACAGGACTGCCACTCCCCGGTGACTCAAACCACGACGGAATTTTTAATTCCTCCGATTTAGTGCTGGTCTTCCAGTTGGGCAAGTACGAGGATGGCACGCTCAACAATGCGACCTTTGAAGAGGGCGACTGGGATGGCGATGGAGACTTCACCACACGGGACTTTGTTTTCGTTTTTCAGCAAGCTTCCTATGTGGCCGCCGCGGAAGAAGCACAAGCGAGTGACGCCGTATTCGCCATGTTGGCGTTGGATTTAGAAAAACGCAAAACGGGCGGTGGCATGAGAAGCCTTGGTTGA